A DNA window from Centropristis striata isolate RG_2023a ecotype Rhode Island chromosome 10, C.striata_1.0, whole genome shotgun sequence contains the following coding sequences:
- the dnajc15 gene encoding dnaJ homolog subfamily C member 15: MANPGGMTVDGEMMRYAEYSPKTNARSDTDIDRRLGGTLIAVGLGVAAAGFAGRYAFQLWKPLGQVFSETVRKMPSSAFSSYYKGGFEQTMSKREASLVLGISPASTKAKVREAHRRIMVLNHPDKGGSPYLAAKINEAKDILDKEIRR; the protein is encoded by the exons ATGGCGAACCCCGGAGGGATGACTGTAGATGGAGAAATGATGCGATATGCTGAATATTCTCCAAAAACAAACGCCAGGAGCGACACAGATATAGACAGACGGCTG GGAGGGACTCTGATTGCAGTCGGTCTTGGTGTGGCAGCTGCAGGTTTTGCAG GTCGCTATGCATTCCAGCTGTGGAAGCCTCTGGGACAAGTCTTCTCTGAAACTGTCAGAAAGATGCCCTCATCT GCTTTCTCATCATATTACAAAGGAGGTTTTGAGCAGACAATGTCCAAACGAGAGGCCAGCCTCGTTCTTGGCATCAG CCCAGCTAGCACTAAAGCCAAGGTACGTGAGGCTCATCGGAGGATCATGGTCCTGAACCATCCAGATAAAG GTGGTTCACCGTATCTGGCGGCTAAGATCAACGAGGCCAAAGATATTTTGGACAAGGAGATCCGGCGATGA